A genomic segment from Thiomicrorhabdus aquaedulcis encodes:
- the rfbB gene encoding dTDP-glucose 4,6-dehydratase, with product MKLSTQNSKLNILVTGGAGFIGSAVIRHLINDTQHSVVNLDKLTYAGNLESLACVNENSRYAFEQVDICDALQVKRVFEQHQPNIVMHLAAESHVDRSIDGPGEFIQTNIVGTYTLLEQARAYWNALEGHKKSSFRFHHISTDEVYGDLPHPDEITPSHSELDPESLPLFTEQTAYAPSSPYSASKAGSDHLVRAWQRTYGLPTLVTNCSNNYGPYHFPEKLIPLVILNALEGKPLPIYGKGNQIRDWLYVEDHARALVLVATQGKVGETYNIGGHNEKQNIQVVTTICAILDELAPINTKIPDQVRNDELPLHHDETPLRYDETPLHHDETPLRYDETPLRHSGLDPESSKGYAQLITYVNDRPGHDMRYAIDASKIQKELGWTPQETFESGIKKTVQWYLNNQDWCKHVQDGSYQRERLGAEK from the coding sequence ATGAAACTAAGCACTCAAAACTCAAAACTTAACATTCTAGTTACCGGCGGAGCTGGTTTTATTGGCTCTGCAGTCATTCGTCATTTAATTAACGACACTCAGCACAGTGTAGTGAATTTAGACAAACTTACTTATGCGGGTAATTTGGAGTCGTTAGCCTGTGTGAATGAAAATTCACGATATGCATTTGAGCAAGTTGATATTTGTGATGCTCTACAAGTAAAGCGTGTGTTTGAACAACATCAACCCAATATCGTAATGCATTTGGCCGCCGAATCGCATGTTGATCGCTCTATTGATGGACCGGGTGAATTTATTCAAACCAACATTGTTGGCACCTACACCTTGCTTGAGCAAGCACGGGCTTATTGGAATGCACTAGAAGGCCACAAAAAATCCAGTTTTCGGTTTCATCATATCTCAACAGACGAAGTTTATGGCGACCTACCGCATCCGGATGAAATAACCCCCAGTCATTCCGAACTTGACCCAGAATCTCTTCCGCTCTTTACCGAACAAACCGCCTACGCCCCAAGCTCACCTTACAGTGCCAGTAAAGCCGGCAGTGATCACCTGGTACGCGCATGGCAAAGAACCTATGGTTTGCCAACATTGGTGACCAATTGCTCTAATAACTACGGTCCGTATCATTTTCCAGAAAAACTAATTCCTTTGGTTATCTTAAACGCCCTAGAAGGCAAGCCGCTACCAATCTACGGCAAAGGCAATCAAATACGCGACTGGCTTTATGTAGAAGACCACGCACGTGCATTAGTCTTGGTTGCCACGCAGGGCAAAGTGGGTGAAACCTACAATATCGGTGGTCACAACGAAAAACAAAACATTCAAGTTGTAACAACCATTTGTGCAATATTAGATGAGTTGGCACCTATAAATACAAAGATTCCGGATCAAGTCCGGAATGACGAACTCCCGTTGCATCACGACGAAACACCTTTGCGTTACGACGAAACACCGTTGCATCACGACGAAACACCTTTGCGTTACGACGAAACACCTTTGCGTCATTCCGGACTTGATCCGGAATCTTCCAAAGGTTACGCACAACTCATAACTTACGTAAACGACCGCCCAGGCCACGACATGCGCTACGCCATAGACGCCAGTAAAATTCAAAAAGAGTTGGGCTGGACGCCACAAGAAACGTTTGAAAGCGGTATTAAAAAAACAGTGCAATGGTATCTAAACAACCAGGACTGGTGTAAACACGTGCAAGACGGCAGTTATCAAAGAGAAAGATTAGGTGCTGAGAAATGA
- a CDS encoding NAD-dependent epimerase gives MKLNIQNSKLNILVTGGAGFIGYHLIQALKPYGHNIVGIDNLNDYYDPQLKLDRLKALGFDNHQVEALVASQNAILNTDSLTFQKLDLADRAGIETLFKQNQFDVVVNLGAQAGVRYSIENPHAYVDSNLVGFVNILEGCRHSKVKHLVYASSSSVYGMNIKQPFSTSDRVDYPISLYAATKKSNELMAHTYSHLYGIPTTGLRFFTVYGPMGRPDMAYFSFTKKILAGETIDVFNNGQMQRDFTYIDDIVKGITRVMQRPPVINNDASITNAQAPYKVYNIGNNQPVTLRRFIKAIETATGKQAHENLLPMQPGDVPITYADVDELTRDTGFKPATSIEDGIAKFVDWYKGYYK, from the coding sequence ATGAAACTAAACATACAAAACTCAAAACTCAACATCCTAGTCACTGGCGGCGCCGGTTTTATCGGCTATCACCTAATCCAAGCTCTAAAGCCATACGGCCATAACATCGTCGGCATTGACAATCTCAACGACTACTACGACCCCCAACTCAAACTCGACCGCCTAAAAGCCCTCGGTTTTGACAATCACCAAGTCGAAGCATTGGTGGCAAGTCAAAACGCAATACTAAACACTGACAGCTTAACATTCCAAAAATTAGACCTAGCCGACAGAGCTGGCATAGAAACTCTATTTAAACAAAACCAATTTGACGTTGTTGTAAACCTGGGCGCGCAAGCCGGTGTGCGTTATTCCATAGAAAACCCACACGCTTATGTAGACTCTAACCTAGTTGGCTTTGTGAATATCCTTGAAGGTTGCCGCCACAGTAAAGTCAAACACCTAGTGTACGCCAGCTCTAGCTCGGTTTACGGCATGAATATTAAACAACCGTTTAGCACAAGCGACCGAGTAGACTATCCAATCAGTTTGTACGCTGCCACCAAAAAATCCAACGAACTCATGGCGCATACCTACAGTCATCTTTACGGTATTCCAACGACTGGCCTAAGATTTTTTACCGTTTACGGTCCAATGGGTCGTCCAGACATGGCGTACTTTTCGTTCACCAAAAAAATCCTAGCCGGTGAAACCATTGACGTCTTTAATAACGGACAAATGCAACGCGACTTTACCTACATAGACGACATAGTAAAAGGCATTACCCGCGTAATGCAACGTCCACCGGTGATAAATAATGATGCCAGCATCACCAACGCCCAAGCACCCTACAAAGTCTATAACATAGGCAACAACCAACCAGTCACTTTGCGCCGTTTTATTAAGGCCATTGAAACCGCAACTGGTAAACAAGCCCACGAAAACCTGCTCCCCATGCAGCCTGGTGATGTGCCCATTACCTACGCCGATGTGGATGAACTCACCCGCGACACTGGGTTTAAACCCGCCACAAGCATTGAAGACGGCATTGCTAAATTTGTGGATTGGTATAAAGGGTATTACAAGTAG
- a CDS encoding GNAT family N-acetyltransferase, with the protein MKLIQGKNINLRPARVEDAEFILGLRLQQHKTQYLSQVENNLAKQQAWLKSYQQKEQQGLEYYFVIESKQHQNLGLVRVYDLQPNSFCWGSWLIKDDSPKTTAIESALLVYEFGFGKLGYKQAHFDVRKGNERVIAFHQRFGASITHKDELNYYFNYKHEDYLQIKQKYRRYLN; encoded by the coding sequence ATGAAGCTCATTCAAGGCAAAAACATTAACCTGCGCCCAGCAAGAGTAGAGGATGCGGAATTTATTTTAGGTTTGCGATTGCAACAACATAAAACACAATATTTAAGCCAGGTAGAAAACAACCTTGCCAAGCAGCAGGCCTGGTTAAAAAGTTACCAACAAAAAGAACAGCAAGGCCTAGAGTATTATTTTGTGATTGAAAGCAAACAACACCAAAACTTAGGGTTAGTAAGAGTGTACGATTTACAACCCAATTCCTTCTGCTGGGGCAGTTGGCTTATAAAAGATGACTCGCCCAAAACCACCGCAATAGAATCGGCATTATTGGTGTACGAATTTGGTTTTGGAAAACTGGGCTACAAACAAGCCCACTTTGATGTACGCAAAGGCAATGAGCGCGTAATCGCCTTCCACCAACGCTTTGGGGCAAGTATCACGCACAAAGATGAATTAAACTATTACTTCAACTACAAACATGAAGACTATTTACAAATTAAACAAAAATACCGCCGTTATTTAAATTAA
- a CDS encoding acyltransferase, translating into MIKYKIHPLADVQTNQIGEGTTIWQFSVVLKQAQIGANCNINALTLIENDVIIGDNVTVKSGVQIWDGLRIENNVFIGPNVTFTNDFTPRSKQRPAEFLKTIIKHQASIGANATIIGGLTIGAYAMIGAGSVVTKDVPNYALVYGNPAKQHGWVCECGTKLNKLTCLSCNKVYTMINNALTEQNRTEQNSRK; encoded by the coding sequence ATGATTAAATACAAAATCCACCCGCTTGCCGATGTGCAAACCAACCAAATAGGTGAAGGTACAACTATTTGGCAGTTCAGTGTGGTTCTTAAGCAGGCGCAAATTGGTGCTAACTGCAATATCAACGCACTAACACTTATCGAAAATGATGTGATTATTGGCGACAATGTTACCGTCAAATCTGGCGTGCAAATCTGGGATGGCTTGCGCATTGAAAATAATGTCTTTATTGGCCCTAATGTAACGTTTACCAACGACTTTACCCCGCGCTCTAAACAACGCCCAGCCGAGTTTTTAAAAACCATTATTAAACATCAAGCCTCAATTGGTGCTAATGCCACAATCATTGGTGGCCTTACCATTGGCGCATACGCCATGATTGGTGCAGGCAGTGTAGTTACCAAAGACGTACCTAATTATGCGTTGGTTTACGGCAACCCCGCAAAACAGCATGGGTGGGTATGCGAATGTGGCACAAAATTAAATAAATTAACGTGTTTAAGTTGCAACAAGGTTTATACAATGATTAACAATGCTCTAACAGAACAGAACAGAACAGAACAGAACAGCCGTAAATGA
- a CDS encoding nucleotide sugar dehydrogenase, producing the protein MKIAVAGTGYVGLSLAVLLAQHHEVVALDIMAEKINLLNNKKSPIADDEISDCLANKTLNLTATLDKQMAYKEAEFVIIATPTDYDSVTNTFNTQSVEAVIADVLAINPCAVMVIKSTVPVGYTEQVNAKFNCDNILFSPEFLREGKALYDNLHPSRIIVGEKSERAKLFANLLVEGAVKPAQEISVLFTHATEAEAVKLFSNTYLALRVAYFNELDTYCETHGLNSKQVIEGIGLDPRIGNHYNNPSFGYGGYCLPKDTKQLLANYNDVPQNLIKAIVDSNTTRKDFIAEQVIKKLNETKSHNAKNEMINQVEHDGKQSRDFEPISRHSGLDPESSAPTVGIYRLVMKQGSDNFRASAIQGVMKRLKAKGINIVIYEPVLIEQGQTDFFHSKVISDLAQFKAQSNVIIANRLTDDIIDVKDKVYTRDLFGKD; encoded by the coding sequence ATGAAGATTGCAGTGGCCGGAACAGGTTATGTGGGGTTATCTTTGGCGGTATTGTTAGCGCAGCACCATGAAGTGGTAGCGTTGGATATAATGGCCGAAAAAATTAACTTACTAAACAATAAAAAGTCACCTATTGCGGATGATGAGATTTCGGATTGTTTAGCCAATAAAACGCTAAACCTAACCGCTACATTAGATAAACAAATGGCCTATAAAGAGGCAGAATTTGTAATTATCGCTACACCAACCGATTACGACTCTGTGACCAATACCTTTAACACCCAGTCGGTAGAGGCGGTTATTGCTGACGTTTTGGCTATAAATCCTTGCGCTGTTATGGTTATTAAGTCAACGGTTCCGGTTGGTTATACAGAGCAGGTTAATGCCAAATTTAATTGCGACAACATTCTTTTTTCACCAGAATTCTTAAGAGAAGGCAAAGCACTTTACGATAACTTGCATCCCTCGCGGATTATTGTGGGCGAAAAATCCGAGCGTGCCAAACTCTTTGCCAATTTATTAGTAGAAGGAGCGGTCAAGCCAGCACAAGAAATTTCGGTGTTGTTTACCCACGCCACCGAAGCCGAAGCGGTAAAACTGTTTTCAAACACCTACCTTGCTTTGCGCGTTGCCTACTTTAATGAACTAGACACATACTGTGAAACCCACGGTTTAAACTCAAAACAAGTTATAGAAGGCATAGGTTTAGACCCTCGTATTGGCAACCATTACAACAACCCAAGCTTTGGTTATGGCGGCTATTGTTTGCCTAAAGACACCAAACAACTACTGGCAAATTACAATGACGTGCCACAAAACCTAATCAAAGCCATCGTAGACTCAAATACCACCAGAAAAGACTTTATTGCCGAACAAGTCATTAAAAAACTCAACGAAACCAAATCGCATAATGCAAAAAACGAGATGATTAATCAAGTTGAACATGACGGTAAGCAAAGCCGTGATTTTGAGCCAATCTCACGTCATTCCGGGCTTGACCCGGAATCTTCAGCGCCCACTGTTGGCATTTACCGCCTAGTTATGAAACAAGGCTCAGACAACTTTCGCGCCAGCGCCATTCAAGGTGTTATGAAACGTCTCAAGGCCAAAGGCATAAATATTGTTATCTACGAACCGGTGCTAATTGAGCAAGGCCAAACTGACTTTTTCCACTCAAAAGTCATCAGCGACCTAGCCCAATTTAAAGCCCAAAGTAATGTCATTATCGCCAACCGCCTTACCGATGACATTATTGACGTAAAAGACAAAGTGTATACTAGAGACTTATTTGGTAAAGACTAG
- a CDS encoding KilA-N domain-containing protein: protein MKKTPNITVQNTAIKLKRVESADYLSLTDIARHKDAERSDYILQNWMRNKSTIEFLGLWEKINNEDFNYVEFDGIKNQAGTNSFVLTPKRWIESTNAISLVSKAGRYGGTFAHPDIAFEFASWISAEFKLF, encoded by the coding sequence ATGAAAAAGACACCTAATATAACCGTTCAAAATACGGCCATAAAACTCAAGCGAGTAGAATCGGCTGATTATCTTAGTCTTACGGATATTGCTAGGCATAAAGATGCTGAAAGAAGTGACTACATCCTACAGAACTGGATGCGTAATAAATCAACGATTGAATTTTTAGGGTTATGGGAAAAAATCAATAACGAAGATTTTAATTACGTCGAATTCGATGGAATTAAAAATCAAGCGGGTACAAATAGTTTTGTTTTAACGCCAAAACGCTGGATTGAATCAACCAATGCCATTAGTTTAGTTAGCAAGGCAGGTCGCTACGGTGGCACCTTTGCACATCCAGATATAGCCTTTGAATTTGCCAGCTGGATTTCAGCGGAGTTCAAACTTTTTTAA
- the rfaH gene encoding transcription/translation regulatory transformer protein RfaH produces the protein MSDWSVIMTKPKQDAVAEEHLMRQGYHVYRPKIKVQKTQRGKVVECLESLFPRYLFIQITSQNPNWAPIRSTKGVFKLVSFGNRLATINARLIDVIQQTENATSHDYFGQGFDLKAGDKLRVESGPFYGLEAVFDCYDAKKRVVMLMSILGQMQKVVLDASQIQKLE, from the coding sequence ATGAGCGATTGGTCGGTCATAATGACCAAACCCAAACAAGATGCCGTGGCAGAAGAGCATTTAATGCGCCAAGGCTATCACGTGTATCGCCCAAAAATAAAGGTGCAAAAAACCCAACGTGGCAAGGTAGTAGAGTGCTTAGAATCGTTGTTTCCGCGTTATTTGTTTATACAAATAACCAGCCAAAACCCTAATTGGGCACCCATTCGCTCAACCAAAGGCGTGTTTAAACTTGTGAGCTTTGGCAATCGCTTAGCCACCATAAACGCCCGTTTAATAGACGTTATTCAGCAAACAGAAAATGCAACGTCACACGATTATTTTGGCCAGGGTTTTGATTTAAAAGCCGGCGACAAGCTGCGTGTAGAGTCCGGGCCGTTTTATGGACTAGAAGCCGTGTTTGACTGCTACGACGCCAAAAAGCGCGTGGTCATGCTTATGTCTATACTAGGGCAAATGCAAAAAGTGGTGTTAGATGCCAGTCAAATACAAAAATTAGAGTAA
- the rfbA gene encoding glucose-1-phosphate thymidylyltransferase RfbA, which translates to MKGIILAGGSGTRLYPITRGVSKQLLPVYDKPMIYYPISVLMLAGIQDILIITTPEDQAGFIRMLGDGKDFGVNLSYAVQPSPDGLAQAFTIGQEFIGNDSVCLALGDNIFWGQGFSPILKRAASRTKGASVFGYQVKDPERFGVVAFDENKKAISIEEKPQHPKSNFAVTGLYFYDNDVVEMAKQVKPSPRGELEITTINQMYMQRGDLNVELLGRGFAWLDTGTHESLLEAAMFVETIEKRQGYKIACLEEIAWRNGWLSNDQVAQTAKALSKNSYGQYLADLLRS; encoded by the coding sequence ATGAAAGGCATAATTCTAGCAGGTGGTTCTGGTACCCGGCTTTACCCTATTACCCGTGGCGTATCTAAGCAACTACTACCGGTTTACGACAAACCAATGATTTACTACCCAATAAGCGTGCTAATGCTGGCAGGCATTCAAGATATTTTAATTATTACCACGCCAGAAGACCAAGCTGGGTTTATACGTATGTTGGGCGATGGCAAAGACTTTGGCGTAAATTTAAGCTACGCCGTGCAACCTAGCCCAGATGGATTAGCGCAAGCGTTTACCATTGGCCAAGAGTTTATTGGTAACGACAGTGTCTGTTTAGCATTAGGCGACAATATTTTTTGGGGTCAAGGCTTTAGCCCAATTTTAAAGCGTGCCGCAAGTCGAACAAAAGGCGCAAGCGTTTTTGGGTATCAAGTTAAAGACCCAGAGCGTTTTGGCGTAGTAGCGTTTGATGAAAACAAAAAAGCCATCTCTATTGAAGAAAAACCACAACATCCCAAATCCAATTTTGCGGTAACAGGGCTGTATTTTTACGACAACGATGTGGTAGAAATGGCCAAACAAGTCAAACCGTCCCCGCGTGGCGAATTAGAGATTACCACCATCAATCAAATGTACATGCAACGTGGCGATTTAAATGTTGAACTGCTTGGGCGTGGTTTTGCTTGGCTAGACACAGGGACGCATGAAAGTTTGCTAGAAGCCGCCATGTTTGTTGAAACCATCGAAAAACGCCAAGGCTACAAAATCGCCTGCCTAGAAGAAATCGCCTGGCGCAACGGCTGGCTGAGTAACGACCAAGTCGCGCAAACCGCCAAAGCCCTTAGCAAAAACAGCTATGGTCAGTATCTTGCGGATTTGTTGAGGTCATAA
- the glmS gene encoding glutamine--fructose-6-phosphate transaminase (isomerizing) yields the protein MCGIVGAIAERNSVPVLLEGLRRLEYRGYDSAGIALLNADQQLSRVRSLGKIKNLEDKINTLMSPQGATPFAGHIGIAHTRWATHGAPAEHNAHPHICNNQVAVVHNGIIENYQALKAQQLQQGYVFTSQTDTEVIAHCVFEQLKHTTDLLSAVQNAIAHFKGAYAIAVICANNPHQMVVARKGSPLVIGVGIGEHFIASDVSALLPVTQNFLFLEEGDTALITRETVHIYNAQGHLVERDIKQSALSSAVVELGEHRHFMHKEIYEQPQAVLDTLEGRIGASNVFINAFGHQAEALFKTVQSVQIIACGTSYHAGLVAKYWTEDIIGLPCYVEVASEYRYRNPVVQNNTLFVTISQSGETADTLAALQQIKAIKVIKANTQAKQINITTLSICNSAESSLTRESDLTFLTHAGPEVGVASTKAFTTQLVALALLVVSLGKAQNTLTPEREKAIVNGLKKLPGLLTNALKHEEAIKEIAYQFANKNSAIFLGRGTMYPIAMEGALKLKEISYIHAEAYPAGELKHGPLALIDDQVPVIAIAPNDELIEKLKSNLQEVQARGGQLIVFEDEESKVNQTNQPGLVILKTTNNVGRITAPITFNIALQLLAYHVALIKGTDVDRPRNLAKSVTVE from the coding sequence ATGTGTGGAATTGTTGGGGCGATTGCCGAAAGAAATAGTGTGCCAGTCTTATTAGAGGGGCTTAGACGCTTAGAATATCGCGGATACGATTCGGCCGGTATTGCCTTGCTTAATGCAGACCAGCAACTTTCACGCGTGCGTTCTTTGGGTAAAATTAAAAACTTAGAAGACAAAATTAATACCCTGATGAGTCCCCAGGGAGCTACGCCCTTTGCCGGACATATTGGCATTGCACACACGCGCTGGGCAACGCATGGCGCGCCGGCCGAGCACAATGCGCATCCGCATATTTGCAATAACCAAGTGGCGGTGGTGCATAACGGCATTATCGAAAACTATCAAGCGTTAAAAGCCCAACAGCTGCAACAAGGCTATGTGTTTACCTCGCAAACCGACACTGAGGTCATTGCCCACTGTGTGTTTGAACAGCTTAAACACACCACCGATTTGCTAAGTGCTGTGCAAAACGCCATTGCGCACTTTAAAGGTGCTTACGCCATTGCGGTTATTTGTGCCAACAATCCGCACCAAATGGTGGTGGCGCGCAAAGGCAGTCCGTTGGTGATTGGTGTGGGCATTGGCGAGCATTTTATTGCGTCTGATGTGAGCGCCTTGTTACCCGTGACGCAAAACTTTCTGTTTTTAGAAGAGGGCGACACCGCTTTAATTACCCGTGAAACCGTGCACATTTACAACGCACAAGGGCACTTGGTTGAGCGCGATATTAAACAATCGGCGTTAAGTTCGGCGGTGGTGGAGCTGGGGGAGCATCGCCACTTTATGCACAAAGAAATTTACGAACAACCGCAAGCCGTTTTAGATACCTTAGAAGGGCGCATTGGTGCGAGTAACGTCTTTATTAATGCGTTCGGTCATCAAGCCGAAGCGCTGTTTAAAACCGTGCAAAGTGTGCAAATTATTGCCTGTGGCACCAGTTATCACGCCGGTTTGGTAGCTAAGTATTGGACAGAAGACATTATTGGCTTGCCTTGCTACGTAGAGGTGGCCAGCGAATACCGTTATCGTAACCCCGTGGTGCAAAATAATACGTTGTTTGTCACCATTAGCCAGTCTGGTGAAACCGCCGACACCCTAGCCGCACTGCAACAAATTAAAGCGATTAAAGTCATTAAGGCTAATACACAGGCTAAGCAGATTAACATCACCACGCTGAGCATTTGTAACTCGGCCGAATCGAGCTTAACACGCGAATCGGACTTAACGTTTTTAACCCACGCTGGCCCCGAAGTTGGCGTGGCCAGCACCAAAGCGTTTACCACGCAATTGGTCGCATTGGCATTATTGGTGGTAAGCTTGGGTAAAGCGCAAAATACACTCACACCAGAGCGTGAAAAAGCCATTGTAAACGGTCTAAAAAAGCTACCAGGCCTGCTCACTAACGCCCTAAAGCACGAAGAAGCCATTAAAGAAATCGCCTATCAATTTGCCAATAAAAACAGCGCCATATTCTTAGGTCGCGGCACCATGTACCCCATTGCAATGGAAGGCGCGTTAAAACTAAAAGAGATAAGCTACATACACGCCGAAGCCTATCCCGCCGGCGAGCTAAAACACGGGCCTTTGGCACTCATTGACGACCAAGTGCCCGTCATTGCCATAGCCCCTAACGACGAGTTAATTGAAAAACTAAAATCCAACCTGCAAGAAGTCCAAGCGCGCGGTGGGCAATTAATCGTGTTTGAAGACGAAGAGTCAAAAGTCAATCAAACCAATCAACCAGGCCTGGTTATCTTAAAAACCACCAACAACGTAGGACGCATTACCGCACCCATCACCTTTAACATAGCCCTGCAATTACTGGCCTACCACGTAGCCTTAATAAAAGGCACCGACGTAGATCGACCTCGTAATCTAGCCAAATCGGTCACGGTGGAATAA
- a CDS encoding Abi family protein: MTDPTKIYQKPPKTTEQHIQQLASRGLCFNRSGKERALRYLSHIGYYRLSAYFIPFEESSQDNKRTHLFKSGTEFNHVLDLYIFDRKLRILVMEAIERIEVSIRANWSNALTLNKQSPHKQDAHAYMNPSLFKNPWQHQKNLSRVASDIADSEDQSVKHYKQTYLEPFLPPTWIMVETLTFGSLSQWFANTKSTAVKKAVTKAIGLPTIEITESVLQSLSLVRNICAHHGRLWNRQLVKQLPYIRKLKQYMVIEQIRTEKSEVQHQPSRKLFNFLVVINHLMNNIQPKTSWSQRLDELMATLPQSHHHELGIPQSWKGFVKQTAQLNTQN; encoded by the coding sequence ATGACCGACCCAACCAAAATCTACCAAAAACCGCCTAAAACCACCGAGCAGCATATTCAACAGCTTGCCTCTCGGGGTCTGTGCTTCAATCGCTCCGGTAAAGAACGTGCATTGCGATACCTATCGCATATTGGTTATTACCGCCTTAGCGCCTACTTCATCCCTTTTGAAGAATCGTCGCAGGACAACAAACGCACGCACCTATTCAAATCCGGTACCGAGTTTAACCATGTGCTTGATCTATACATTTTTGATCGAAAACTCCGAATCCTGGTGATGGAGGCGATTGAACGAATTGAGGTATCCATAAGAGCTAACTGGTCGAATGCCCTGACCTTAAATAAACAGAGTCCGCATAAGCAAGATGCACATGCGTATATGAACCCAAGCTTATTTAAAAACCCATGGCAACATCAAAAAAACCTGTCTAGAGTGGCTTCAGACATAGCCGATAGCGAAGACCAGTCTGTTAAACATTACAAACAAACATACCTAGAGCCTTTTTTACCACCGACTTGGATTATGGTGGAAACCTTAACCTTTGGTAGCTTATCCCAATGGTTTGCAAATACCAAAAGCACTGCGGTAAAAAAAGCCGTTACCAAGGCGATTGGTTTGCCGACGATAGAAATCACGGAAAGTGTTTTGCAATCGCTATCACTGGTGCGAAATATCTGTGCACATCATGGACGACTATGGAATCGCCAGCTGGTTAAACAACTGCCCTATATACGCAAACTCAAACAATACATGGTCATTGAACAAATCAGGACTGAAAAGAGCGAGGTTCAGCACCAGCCAAGCAGAAAACTGTTTAACTTCCTAGTGGTCATTAACCACCTGATGAATAACATCCAACCTAAAACCAGCTGGAGCCAAAGGCTTGACGAATTAATGGCAACATTACCCCAAAGTCATCACCATGAATTGGGCATACCACAAAGCTGGAAAGGCTTTGTAAAACAGACGGCACAATTAAACACTCAAAACTAA